The DNA region ACTGAAGAAGCCACTTTACAGGACACTATCAAAAATCTCCGATAAACATGGCCCCGTAATCTTGCTCCAACAAGGTTCTCGTCGACTGCTTGTTGTCTCCTCCCCTTCAATAGCTGAAGAATGCTTTACCAAAAATGATGTTGTCTTTGCAAACCGCCCACGTTTGCTCATTGCGAAACACCTCGCCTACAACGGCACAAGCGTTGTTTGGGCCCCCTATGGCGACCACTGGCGAAACCTTAGGAAGATCGTCTCTATTGAAGTCTTGTCTGCATACCGCCTCCAAATGCTGTCTCCCATACGTCTGGAGGAGGTGAAGTCAATGATTTGTGTTCTCTTCCGTAATCAGAACCAGTTTGTAGATATGAGGACAGTTTTCTTCGAACTGGTACTGAACATCATGATGCGGATGATAGCTGGAAAGAGATATTATGGAGAGAATGTTTCTGATGTGGAAGAAGCCAAAAGGTTTCGTGCAATTCATACTGAAAGCTTCTTGCTAGGTGGCCAAACCATTATAGGAGACTACATACCGTGGATTAAATCAAAAGAGATGGAGAAGAGATTGATAGAATGCAATCTAAAGAGGGATAGTTTCTTGCAGTGTTTGATAGAAGAGCAACGGAGAAAAATACTGGAGGGTGATTGCTGtggtgaaaagaaaaagaatttgattCAGGTTCTGCTGTCCCTGCAAGAAACTGAACCTGAGTATTACACGGACGATATCATCAAAGGGCTTATAGTGGTAAGAACTTTAATCATGTTTCTTTATTTACTGATTCTTATGATCAATGGAGTTGCGATATCATAATATATGCAGCACTGTTCTTGTATGTTAAGTGGATGAAATCTTAGTTATCACCAATTATATAGATATGGAATTAAGTAAAATAGTATGGGACGCCACTACTTCGCGGGGAAGAAGTGACATATTTTGTCGTTGGATCTTGCTTTTGTCAAGAAACTGGCTATGCACAATTGCAGACTTTATGTATCAGAAAAGTCAAGTCATAGACGCAACCAAGGTGTATCATTGAATTGACAAGGGTGTGGGAGATCACTCTGGTGATTTGGTTTGCATCATCTTTATTTGATATTTCTACAAGCAGTAAGATACCTCCACTGCTAGAAGTTGTTTCCGTGTCAAGTTACACCACCTAGAATAAGATATCTTCACTGCTTGCATCATCTATATACAGAATTAATTACCATATTTTGGTTTGGCGTGTAGGTGCTCTTATTGGCAGGAACACACACTTCATCTACTACAATGGAATGGGCACTTTCACTTTTGCTTAACAATCCTGAAGTCCTCGAGAAGGCTCAAAGAGAAATCGACGAGCAGATTGGGCATGATCGTTTGATGGATGAAGCTGATCTTGCCCACCTTCCCTACCTCCGCGGCATCCTCAACGAAACGTTACGGATGTACCCGGCAGCTCCGTTGCTAGTACCTCACGAGTCATCAGAAGAATGCCTGGTTGGAGGATTCCGCATTCCACGTGGCACGATGCTGTATGTAAATGCGTGGGCCATTCAAAATGACCCTAAAATCTGGCCAGACCCAGCAAAATTCAGACCTGAGAGGTTTGACAATCCAGAGGTGGCTAGAGATGGGTTTAAGTTGATGCCTTTTGGGTATGGAAGGAGGAGCTGTCCTGGAGAAGGCTTGGCCCTGAGAGTGGTGGGATTAGCATTGGGCTCGCTCCTTCAATGTTTCGAGTGGCAGAGGATTGGTGATAAAATGGTGGACATGACCGAGAGTCCCGGGTTCACCGTTCCGAAGGCAAAACCACTGGAAGTTATATGCAGGCCACGCCCAGACATGCTAGGGCATCTTTCTCAAATATAAACTATGTATTTTCCATGACTCCCGGTAGTGGTTGGCATCATGACATGGCTCTACCCGTAGGTTATCCGACCCGCATAACCACTGCTATTTATTGCCATGTGAGTCTTGacagacaacaataatacaccACGTGGAATTgatgatgaaagaaaaatatggcTGCCTTCCATT from Populus alba chromosome 14, ASM523922v2, whole genome shotgun sequence includes:
- the LOC118042383 gene encoding cytochrome P450 81Q32 → MATLFLYFPVFLALYVITTHFLNKIRNFPPSPFPSLPIIGHLYLLKKPLYRTLSKISDKHGPVILLQQGSRRLLVVSSPSIAEECFTKNDVVFANRPRLLIAKHLAYNGTSVVWAPYGDHWRNLRKIVSIEVLSAYRLQMLSPIRLEEVKSMICVLFRNQNQFVDMRTVFFELVLNIMMRMIAGKRYYGENVSDVEEAKRFRAIHTESFLLGGQTIIGDYIPWIKSKEMEKRLIECNLKRDSFLQCLIEEQRRKILEGDCCGEKKKNLIQVLLSLQETEPEYYTDDIIKGLIVVLLLAGTHTSSTTMEWALSLLLNNPEVLEKAQREIDEQIGHDRLMDEADLAHLPYLRGILNETLRMYPAAPLLVPHESSEECLVGGFRIPRGTMLYVNAWAIQNDPKIWPDPAKFRPERFDNPEVARDGFKLMPFGYGRRSCPGEGLALRVVGLALGSLLQCFEWQRIGDKMVDMTESPGFTVPKAKPLEVICRPRPDMLGHLSQI